The segment caaggatttttaaagatttttaatcaacaaatatagtttaaacaatttaagtttgagaaatttagagtgtaaaataaaaataaagtattttgaatttttaacggatattttttgaattgacattttcgaaaatttgcttaaaattaaaagttttcacaattttttaattatttttgacacaaattttgttgtaaaaaattaaattagtaagTTTTCTGcttaaaatatcaagaaacaattttttaaaaattttaacggtaatttttttgaactgacattttaaaattttaacctaactttttagttttttaaaatttttgatgatttttcaaccaaaaacttttatcattaaatttaaattaaagaaattttgaggttaaaacagcaaaaaaaaatatttttaatgcataacggtaaattttttgaaatgacattcaggatttttttttcatattttaacggaaatattttaaattgacatatataaaatttttgcattaaatttcatttttatttttttacagtttgtgaatttacagtttttcataattttttaaaacattttttaaagattttcaacCAAAGTATTGATTCATAATATAAAATGAGAAGAATTGAGGCCATAAATTAGCAAAAgagtaattttcatattttaacggaaattttttaattataaatttaacttttttataatttgttaatatattgtgatgaattttaaacaaaaaaaattgtcataaaaatataaattaagaaatttaaggcTTGAATTAGcggaaaagtaattttcaaatttttaacggttattttttaaattgacatttacgaatttttcaagttttttcattttttcatcatttttgataaaaaaaaaattgccaaaaatattaaattaaagaaagtttTAAGCTCAAAGTAGCGAAAacccaatttaaaaatttttaacggtcattttttgaattgacatttataaaatttttgcattaaatttaaatttttcataactttttaacattttttacaacttttaaataaaaatttttgctttaaaaataaaattttaaaaatttgaagcttaaaatagcaaaaatagaatttttatattttaacggaaattttttaaattgacatttgtaaaaattttgcgttaaatttcaaattttcatcatttttaagcgtttttgattaaatttctaatacagaaaaataaaaaaaaatcttacaagcAATCCGCTTCAATGTAATCTGGATTCAAGAGGTAGACAATCAGTTCGTTGACGGTTGGCACGAGATCCTTCACATGGACTAGAGCTTGTTGATCGCTGTGCACGACAAAAATTATCGGTGCCAGGACTTCGTGCATGCCTTGTCGATACACCATGGACGTATATTTTCGAGCATAGGTGAAAAGAATATTCAactaaaagcaagaaaaactcaaaaatcttcatttttcaagagaaaatgcaacaaaaccTCACCATCATCTCCTGAATGGCATCTTTGCGAAAAAACTCGACACCCGGAAAGGTCCTCACGACATCCTGTTGAATCACAGCCAGCAACTCCTGATCACAAAAATGCTGATTCCACACACTTAGCTCGTCCTGCGACAGTGGATCGTCTTTCGTGGCCGTATTTATGTGCGGATTTAGCGAAAATCGCTGCTTTAAACTCTCGTAAGCGAAACGCTGTTCGGCTTTTTGCTCCTTCCACGTGTCCGAAGTGTCGCGCAAGACATCCAGAAAGATGGCCCAATAAATGCTGCGGAATTTGGAACTTTTGAGATTACCTTCGACACTGACGCGACGCAAGACATGCAGCTTTTTGTTATCAACTAGTgagcaaatatttgtaaattcaGATCTGGTGTGAgagaaacaggaaaaaaattttttttatttactttcgaaatattttttaagaaaaatactcACTCATACTGCTGCAACGACGTTCGAAATTCCCGTCGCGGAGTCCCGTTCGTGCTGGATGCCGACGAGCTCATTGAACTTTGGTCGGAAATCATCTTTCGCAActcttctaaaataaatttttgtgttttttttttttgacgaaatatcAGCGAATCTCAACTCTGGTTGGGTAGTGGTGGTGAAACGAGGCGACACAGTCTCATATTTCTCCGATAATTTTGTTGAGTGAGTGTGCAAAAGTATCGAGTAATTTATGTGTGTGCACTGAATGCGAATGAACGATGAAGAAATCGCGATGTAAATAAACCcgattttcgtaattttatggaatttccGATGATTCGGGGGaaagtttttcacttttgattGGTTTTAAGCCACTTCAGGAGACAAATTACgagaaaatttcagatttttttgacTCTACAACGACAGGAATTGcaattgaactttaatttcGTCTGATTTCTgatcaagtttttgttttcttaattttaggccgatacaatttttgaaaatgttttcgatcttttcttatcaaatttttttgttttataattttcagaatatcaaattagaatttataagaaaatattgtattttacttcatttttaaaatgagaatatttaaaaaaaaatcttttaaaaaattgaaatttagaatttgaatttaaagtttttccttttttttcaaagttgaaaaaaataagaaatttttttaacaaaaattgacaaattttaataaatttctgaccaaatattttgaaaactgactttttttgaataatttttttttttctaaaattcattaaatttttaggtattttaaattttctaaaatttatttaatttttaaattaatttttattattttttttatttatttttttttttatttttatcaaacaccttccttttgaatgaaattaaaaaaaaacctttttcatttttattaaattttaaaaaaattttttcgccaatatattttttttttttttttgcaaaggaTAAAATTTGCGAATTAGCaagggtcaaaaaatttaaaaaataattatttaatatttttggtgaaaaaaaaatcttgaaccgaaaaattgtttttgcttaaaattaatctaaaattccaaatttaatttaatttcttcaaaattcaatcaaagccGGTTTTTTGTAACATTGTCGACAATTGTACCGTCCTTATCTCTCTCACTGGGCctttatgttaaataaaacGACAAGTAAACAAACATAACTTACTTATCAACGAGAAATTTACCAACTTTTCCGTTTTTCACGATGACTTCGGAGGTGCCTCActgtaaatatttcataaaaaagaagaaacgcTTCTGCAGTTTAATGGCAAGTCCAAAATTtgctctaaaattaattaatttttaactttttcttccaaaaacaGGTCGGCAAAGATCGAATTTACTGCGGCGAGCACGAAAACAATTTACTTGACGACTCAAAAGAGAAGAAACTCGAAAGAATTGTGTGTCCCCTTGACGATCGTCACACCGTTTACGCCTGTAAACTTCAAAAACACCTGAAAATCTGCAATTCTCGACCTCCGAAAGAGACTCCGAAGTACATCAACTTAAATTTGAACCGCGGAATTGCTGACGACGAGTCCTCAGAAGattttgaactcaaaaatATTCCTTCCGAAGTCCTGAAAGAAGcgataaatttagttaatgaCGTCTATGAACGGCACTTTACCGCAGATACGATCAAGGAAATGTTCGATAAACGTCTTGACATCACCATTGAAGAGGGAAAAACGCAAACGAAGCACGTCGATCAAGTTGCTGCGTTACTTGGAATCGCTGAATTTTACAATCTTCTTGTTCCGGACACGTGTTTCATCGAATTTGGCGCCGGAAAGGGCGAACTAGCGTATCACATTGcaaaaagtggaaaatttgGCAGGAACTAATCGAGTTTTGCTCGTGGATCGCTCGACATTCCGCAATAAGAAGGACAACAAGTTGGGAAATCGCGATTTAACGACACGAATCAAGGCGGATATCAAGGATTTAGACTTGAAAGGTGTCAAATTGGCTCCTTTGTTGCCGTTGTTCGACTCCCGCAAGTATTCCAACTCgtcatttttgtgataattttgaacatttttgggTCAAACTTGCAAGCAATTTATCGGGATGAGCAAGCATTTGTGTGGCGTGGCGACAGATTTGGCACTTCGTTGCATGGTTAATAGCAATAAATCGGgcgaaaaattgacaaaaggcTTCGTGATTGCGCTTTGTTGTCATCATCGAACCACTTACGGGGACTTTATTGGCAAGGATTTCCtcgaaaagaacaaaattgacccaaaaatgttcaaaattatcacaaaaatgacaAGTTGGAATACTTGCGGGAGTCGAACAACGGAGGAAAATGACCCAGAATCACGGGAAAAGTCGCTAATTGGCTGGAAAAGTAAACGTTTGATCGATTTTGCACGAAAAACGTTCATGGAAACGCAGGGATTTTCGTGCGACTTGCGATTTTACGTCAAATCCGAGGTCACACTGGAAAACGTTTGCTTAATTGggtgtttgaaataaattttaatcgctCAATTCCTCacattttatagtttttgcgTGTTTTCGTTGCATATGTTTCTTCATATTTCCCGCATAAAACTGCTTCAGTCTCCCGTTTTTCGTGTCGTAGCTAATCCGCAACTCCTTTTGACAAATCATGCAGTTGTGGGTGGGAATTATTGTGTTATCTGGCTCGATGGCGATCGAAACTTCCAAATTTTCCGGATTTATGACCATATTGGACATGGATTGGTATCCGCGAAGGCAACAACTCCTCAAACGCGTCAAAAGTTCGTCTAGTTTGATTTCTTTGAGGACATGACGCTCATTGCTCGTGGCTGAAAACTCAATTAAAGGCTCGTTTTTCACTGAAATTTCATCTCTGTGGTGTATTGTGTCGTTTTTATCGTCATTTAGACGCGTTTCAAGCGGATCCACGGAACTTTCATCGTCTTCTTTGATAtttgtgaagaaattttcgcCCATTTTTCGTGCTACGATgggaatttttgacaattttcgcaATGTTCCGGgactgaaatttgtttttgtggcGTTGAAAAGAGATTTCCATTGATCTGGAGAGTCGCGAGCAtcgtcgaataattttttaacgtctgCATCGTTTTCCAAGtcctaaaaaaatgattttttaatattttttttgcgtaaaattttaatttttttacttacaatgAATGTCTCATAGCAGTCAATTTCCATTTCGGAAAGCAGTTTGACGAGGTCTGGCTTCAGTTCGAGCCTTTTTTGCATCCAAAGCAGTTGAGAGcttaccatttttttgttgctttgcgCTGTGAAGGAATGTAAACAAATGCCCAGTGAGAGAGATAAGGCCGATGCAATTGTCATAATGTTacaagttttcaaaattaaaattttgaaaaaattttttttgatttatttaaataaataagtcaaggaaaaatattttttcggtaagattttttctccaaaaatatttagaaatcaaaaaaaaaattaaaatttgcaaaaacttATGTGACTCAAACTTCAACTTAAGTTTTATTCAAACGATAttcaaatttgacttttaactAAAGCCTAAAtgtaagcaaaaattaaaataagtcaaataatttttagattttaaaccgatatttgaagtatttttttttttaattttcaaaaaaatggagTTTAAGCAAATTCATTTAACTTAAGTCAACTTAAATCGATGATAAATCGACTTAAACTTTAACTGTTGACTTAATAGGTTTTGCTGccctcagaaaatttttttgcaaacctTTGTTAATTTGAGAATccaattgatcaaaaaaaaatcaaagaaactcaatttttgtcgaaaaaattttaaatttgaaaattcaattttaaataaaaaaaaaatttaaaaattttataaaaactattttgtacttttaatagtttcaaaaattttcctttttcaatttttgaaattttttcaaaatttttttaaaaaataaatttcatgaaaattaaaatttttttcataagttggttttgaaattttttaactaaatttaccaatttttacaaaaaaaaaataattttttcactaaaatatgattgaaatttcaaaaaaaaaaatttcttttgacataatttaactttttcttaaacttaagctttaatCTTTAATCAAAAgccaaaaaacaattttttaaaaaaattaagttaaattttaatatacataagttttttcaagattattcaaaaaaattttaaacaagatatcaattaatattaattaatttttgaaaaaaaaattgttaaaatttaagtattttttatgaaaacttttgaattttgaaaaaatatttgaaatttttgacttaagcaaCATTGAACTTAAGAATatgtcaattatttaatttcttaagtcGACTTTCACATTCTCAAAACTCTGGCAACCCTGTCTCAACTGTCACTTTCTTCATCGCTGTACGCTCCCCATAGCGCTATACGAGAATAATTGTTTACGCCCTGGATTTGGTCTGAGcaatttttcctcaatttccCTAAAAAATCTGGCGAAATCGACGCCAAAACTTGGAAAAATCAGTCGTGCCGTGACTCGCCTACTGCAGTTAAGTGAAAATCCCGAGAAATTCGTGCTCGTTTGAGGAGCAAacgcaaaaaacaaaagttcgaGGAAGTCCGTAGAAGAAAACTAAAATGGCAGAATTCGGAACGCTACGTGAGAAATGGGAtccaaaaaatctcgaaattcGCACAATGTCTGTGGAAAAGACGTTGGAGCCGCTCGTGTTGCAAGTAACGACACTCGTGAACACAAAAGGGCcgagcaagaagaaaaaaggtgagattttcactcaaaatcgGGAGACTTTCTCGTTCGCCATACATTCACGTATATGAGTCATACGCGATGTAATTCGTTCCCGGAATTGtgtcacgattttaatttaatttttttttgtaggtaaaTCGAAGCGGGCAAGTGCCTTGGTGGCTGCCGTCGAAAAAGCAACGGAAAATTTCATCGAACGTGGAGAGCAAATCGCCTACGAAAACCCGGATATTACGCAGGAAATGCTCGTTGCCGTTGATGAAGTTCGCAAAACGGGTCAATCGATGAGCATCGCAGCTCGTGAATTCGCCGAAGATCCTTGCAGCTCATTAAAACGCGGAAATATGGTTCGCGCGGCGAGAAATTTGTTATCAGCCGTCACTAGATTGCTCATTCTCGCTGATATGGTTGATGTCCATTGTTTACTCAAATCCCTTCAAATTGTCGAGGATGACTTGGATAAACTCCGTAATGCCTCGTCGCAAGACGAACTTGTCAACAACATGAAGCAATTTGGTCGCAGTGCCAACGAACTCATCAAACAGGCAGCAAAACGTCAACAAGAACTCAAAGACCCCCAATTGCGCGATGATTTGGCAGCAGCACGTGCCGTGCTTAAGAAACACTCGACGATGCTCTTGACCGCCTCGAAGGTCTACGTGCGTCATCCAGAGCTCGATTTGGCGAAAGTTAATCGCGATTACATCTTGAAGCAAGTTTGCGAAGCAGTTCATACGATTTCCGATGTGGCGCAAGGCAAGGCATCGGCACCGCAAGACATGTATGGCGGTGCGGGAGAACTTGCGGCAGCTCTCGATGACTTTGACGAAGGAATTATCATGGATCCGTTGTCGTACAATGAAGTCAGATCGCGCCCGTCGTTGGAAGAACGCTTGGAAAGTATCATTAGTGCGGCAGCGTTGATGGCAGATGCGGATTGCACGCGTGATGAACGTCGAGAACGCATTGTGGCGGAATGTAATGCAGTTCGACAAGCTTTGCAAGAGCTTTTGAGTGAATACATGGCAAATGTAagtattgaaattgaaataaattttaatttttttattgaaggacggatccaaaaagaaatttttttggcagaaaagagcaatttaaaaaaaaatcacattttgagcaaattttcttctcctaaaataaaaaaatttaattttttcaaattttttagaagaaaaaattattttttgaacaatttgaaattttaaagctttgaattttttcgttcttactttcatattttggattttttttaaaaagaaaataattttttttaaatttttttcaaacattttcatacatttaatattcaaaaatattcaaaatctaaatatttgaaaaaaaaatatatatatattttttttgaatgaaaatttcaaataattaataatttaaatggcttccctttaaaaaattgataaaaaaattttttttctaaaattttattattttttacattttttagacgattaaatttttcaaattttataaaaattttcgaatttctaaaaagactcaaaaaagaaatttttgatttttttaaatcattttcatattttgaattttttttttaaattttcaaaatttttattttttttttttttttaataaaatttataaaaaataataaatttctattatttttctaaataccaaaaattaatcaaaattcattaggtagttttaaatttttctttaatattttaaggtttatttaataaaaaatttttaattttaagaaaaaaaaattgaattattctttgttaatatttttgatgccaaattaattcaaagtaatttgaaaaattacaaattatttttttttctttatataaattttttttaaattttttataaaattaaaaaaattattgaaaaaaaaaaaatttatccacaaatttaaattttgattaatttttgatgttttaataaatctaaagaaatttttaaaaattaaattaattttttttttaatttgaaaattttttctgaacttttttctatttaattaatttaaaattttaaaacttattttttttaaaattaattaatggatCCGCCCtgaatcattttataatttttttttataatttgtaaatattaaaaactttatttttctcaacgaTGATCAATGAACCAAAATAGCTGATAAAATCAAGACAGAAGACGGTAAATACT is part of the Culicoides brevitarsis isolate CSIRO-B50_1 chromosome 3, AGI_CSIRO_Cbre_v1, whole genome shotgun sequence genome and harbors:
- the LOC134833875 gene encoding uncharacterized protein LOC134833875; the encoded protein is MVSSQLLWMQKRLELKPDLVKLLSEMEIDCYETFIDLENDADVKKLFDDARDSPDQWKSLFNATKTNFSPGTLRKLSKIPIVARKMGENFFTNIKEDDESSVDPLETRLNDDKNDTIHHRDEISVKNEPLIEFSATSNERHVLKEIKLDELLTRLRSCCLRGYQSMSNMVINPENLEVSIAIEPDNTIIPTHNCMICQKELRISYDTKNGRLKQFYAGNMKKHMQRKHAKTIKCEELSD
- the LOC134833874 gene encoding LOW QUALITY PROTEIN: tRNA:m(4)X modification enzyme TRM13 homolog (The sequence of the model RefSeq protein was modified relative to this genomic sequence to represent the inferred CDS: inserted 2 bases in 1 codon; substituted 3 bases at 3 genomic stop codons), whose amino-acid sequence is MTSEVPHCKYFIKKKKRFCSLMVGKDRIYCGEHENNLLDDSKEKKLERIVCPLDDRHTVYACKLQKHLKICNSRPPKETPKYINLNLNRGIADDESSEDFELKNIPSEVLKEAINLVNDVYERHFTADTIKEMFDKRLDITIEEGKTQTKHVDQVAALLGIAEFYNLLVPDTCFIEFGAGKGELAYXTLQKVENLAGTNRVLLVDRSTFRNKKDNKLGNRDLTTRIKADIKDLDLKGVKLAPLLPLFDSRKYSNSSFLXXFXTFLGQTCKQFIGMSKHLCGVATDLALRCMVNSNKSGEKLTKGFVIALCCHHRTTYGDFIGKDFLEKNKIDPKMFKIITKMTSWNTCGSRTTEENDPESREKSLIGWKSKRLIDFARKTFMETQGFSCDLRFYVKSEVTLENVCLIGCLK